One Alkalicoccus halolimnae DNA segment encodes these proteins:
- a CDS encoding polysaccharide pyruvyl transferase family protein → MKTVSLIYTYGLKNSGDMAINLGAFDLLLDLGVRIKAFSKSDETDIEYQKSKHYINEYYPTVQLFGGPFKYNRDEGKLKSISNHFNGYIKTVGLNEDQKFIQLLTSSDFIIFNGGNLLRSESLIDYARLRALMYPLKKAYEKKVPYIMLPHSASVINKRGKKLLSSNLNEAKQIFTREDKSYQYLSEMFPESKIEESIDLAFFIKDNDKAKQEFQKKYNDTFNKTSSKIAFTLRTQVVGDLGELSTSKKNEILDVIRKTLEHYISKSNYEVILIVQTRKDINVTQQIYNEYKSTGRITFIEEYDTLVLREIYRNCNLLIGMRLHSIILALSTNTPSIGYFEKQWGFKNPGLMEKFELPYKLVEDKATDLIEESSEVLDNISTHKIKIMDTIEKEEVKIKTRLKSLFIEKSEIMKNY, encoded by the coding sequence ATGAAGACTGTGTCGTTAATATACACATATGGATTAAAAAATAGTGGAGATATGGCAATTAACTTAGGCGCCTTTGATCTACTACTAGATTTAGGTGTTCGAATAAAGGCTTTCTCTAAATCTGATGAAACTGATATAGAGTATCAAAAAAGCAAACATTATATTAATGAATATTATCCCACTGTTCAATTGTTTGGAGGACCTTTTAAATATAATAGAGATGAAGGCAAACTTAAGTCTATCTCGAATCATTTTAATGGCTATATAAAAACTGTTGGTCTAAATGAAGATCAGAAATTTATCCAATTACTAACTTCCTCAGACTTTATTATTTTTAATGGAGGTAACTTGCTTAGGTCGGAATCTTTAATAGATTATGCAAGGCTCAGAGCATTGATGTACCCTTTAAAAAAAGCTTATGAAAAAAAAGTCCCATATATAATGTTGCCTCACTCTGCTTCTGTAATTAATAAAAGAGGAAAAAAACTTTTAAGTAGTAATTTAAATGAGGCAAAGCAAATTTTTACTAGAGAAGATAAGAGCTACCAATATTTAAGTGAAATGTTTCCTGAATCAAAAATAGAAGAGTCTATAGATCTAGCTTTTTTTATAAAAGATAATGATAAAGCAAAACAAGAGTTTCAAAAAAAATATAATGATACCTTTAATAAGACATCCTCTAAAATTGCTTTTACATTGAGAACCCAAGTTGTAGGCGATTTAGGAGAACTTAGTACAAGTAAAAAAAATGAGATATTAGATGTAATTAGAAAAACGTTAGAGCATTATATAAGTAAAAGTAATTATGAAGTGATTTTAATTGTCCAAACAAGGAAGGATATAAATGTTACTCAGCAAATCTATAATGAGTATAAAAGCACGGGGAGAATAACTTTCATAGAAGAATATGATACACTTGTTTTAAGAGAAATTTACAGAAATTGCAATCTTTTAATTGGCATGCGACTTCACTCTATAATACTTGCATTATCAACAAACACACCTTCTATTGGTTATTTTGAAAAGCAATGGGGTTTTAAGAATCCTGGACTAATGGAAAAATTTGAACTTCCTTATAAATTGGTTGAGGATAAAGCTACGGATTTAATAGAAGAAAGTAGTGAAGTACTTGATAATATATCTACACATAAAATTAAAATTATGGACACTATAGAAAAAGAAGAGGTTAAAATTAAAACAAGGCTAAAGTCATTATTCATAGAGAAATCAGAAATCATGAAAAATTATTAA
- a CDS encoding glycosyltransferase: protein MNKVLFLSAFIPHYREELIKQLSKDCSLTVTSLDLEKLNLISLKENQNNSYKLINTKSIKIVEKFFKISIVPKEINLASKNQWDTIFAFYSLRYPHRLIIFLWYKLFSRKTNWIWVGHIYGNNTNFLVKFLRKVFLNSSDGVLTYTTEYVEKLKKDGINVDIQSFNNTSVKLEDIKILPLKNINNKMINILFVGRYQKRKKIERLIYLAKRREDVNLRLIGPGMETLQKKVRENNLLNRVSIYGAKTGEELEHHFKWSHIVANPGHVGLLVVTAGQYGRPIIIDNQSSHAPEYVIAEKTEQFFIDWGNDKEVDKTINFFKSSPSTIVSKGKQLSDLIKKEYTVENSVKSFTSFLKNR, encoded by the coding sequence GTGAATAAAGTATTATTTTTAAGTGCTTTCATACCTCATTATAGAGAAGAATTAATAAAACAACTTTCTAAAGATTGTAGTTTAACTGTCACCAGTTTAGACCTTGAAAAGTTAAATCTTATTTCTTTAAAAGAAAATCAAAACAATTCATATAAATTAATAAATACAAAATCAATTAAAATTGTTGAAAAATTTTTTAAAATAAGTATTGTACCTAAAGAAATTAACTTGGCATCAAAAAATCAATGGGACACTATATTTGCATTTTATAGTTTGAGATATCCCCATAGGTTGATTATATTTTTATGGTATAAATTATTTTCAAGAAAAACAAATTGGATATGGGTAGGGCATATTTACGGAAATAACACTAATTTTTTAGTTAAATTTCTAAGGAAAGTATTTCTTAATAGCAGTGATGGAGTATTAACATATACTACAGAATATGTAGAAAAGCTTAAAAAAGATGGAATTAATGTTGATATCCAATCTTTTAATAATACGTCGGTAAAGTTAGAAGATATAAAAATTTTACCTTTGAAAAATATCAATAATAAGATGATTAACATTTTATTTGTCGGTAGATATCAGAAGAGAAAGAAAATAGAAAGATTGATTTATTTAGCTAAACGAAGAGAGGATGTCAATCTAAGGTTGATAGGGCCTGGAATGGAAACATTGCAAAAAAAAGTAAGAGAAAACAACCTCCTAAATAGAGTATCTATCTATGGAGCGAAAACTGGGGAAGAATTAGAGCATCATTTTAAGTGGTCGCATATTGTTGCAAATCCTGGACATGTAGGTTTGTTAGTAGTTACGGCTGGACAATATGGTAGGCCAATAATTATTGACAATCAAAGTAGCCATGCACCGGAATATGTTATTGCAGAAAAAACTGAACAATTTTTTATTGACTGGGGAAATGATAAAGAAGTAGATAAGACAATTAATTTCTTTAAAAGTTCCCCTTCTACTATTGTTAGTAAAGGAAAACAATTATCTGATTTAATAAAAAAAGAATATACTGTTGAGAACAGCGTAAAGTCATTCACATCATTTCTAAAAAACAGGTGA
- a CDS encoding O-antigen ligase family protein — MKRILTVLIGVYLFLIPWDGFFLLELNFPISPSFLFLGLSILIHFVLICSDSSPKLKAPKFLIPLFILLIYATFTLIWTTDINGGLIEVITIWSYFLTIIHIYTLINSRNIYVIYLLWYYIFGALTIGIYSIIRNGLLIDRFTIIGGLNPSWYAAFLTWAIVACYVVYNKSKTPGKITAVLSAGTMIFILILTQGRTSILALSVSLIITIIIYFITEITVNRTINFKRLNSMHIKKLLITTSIISIIGWGISVVIVETGASERLNRIAEISELVSGDRDDATAGRTIIWERYTDILASTAAVGGGVNSSSDIYTKYYGIENSPHNIYISILVEYGVLGLLLWGTLILLIMKSAFQNNEMKFPLIWFAFIFTFLGIGNDILYYKYWWIGLLIFVIIKNLDKIPIKK; from the coding sequence ATGAAAAGAATTCTAACAGTTTTAATAGGAGTTTACCTGTTTTTAATACCATGGGATGGTTTTTTCTTATTGGAATTAAATTTCCCGATTTCTCCCTCATTCTTATTTCTCGGTTTATCAATTCTAATTCATTTCGTACTTATTTGTAGTGACTCTTCTCCAAAGCTTAAAGCACCGAAGTTTTTAATTCCTCTTTTTATTTTACTGATATATGCAACTTTTACTCTTATATGGACTACGGATATAAATGGAGGATTAATTGAAGTCATTACAATTTGGAGCTACTTTTTAACAATTATACATATTTATACCTTGATAAATTCACGTAATATATATGTTATTTATTTACTATGGTATTATATTTTTGGTGCATTAACTATAGGTATATACTCAATAATCAGAAATGGATTATTAATTGATCGGTTTACTATTATAGGAGGATTAAACCCTTCTTGGTACGCTGCTTTTTTAACTTGGGCAATTGTAGCTTGTTATGTGGTATATAATAAATCGAAAACCCCAGGTAAAATCACAGCTGTACTTTCCGCGGGCACTATGATATTTATATTAATTCTAACCCAAGGAAGAACCTCTATTTTGGCATTAAGTGTTTCTTTAATAATAACAATAATTATTTATTTTATAACAGAGATTACAGTGAATAGAACAATTAACTTTAAACGGCTGAACTCTATGCATATAAAAAAACTATTAATCACTACTTCTATAATATCTATAATTGGGTGGGGAATATCAGTTGTTATAGTAGAAACAGGAGCTTCTGAAAGGCTAAACAGAATTGCAGAAATTTCAGAGCTAGTATCCGGAGATCGCGATGATGCCACAGCAGGTAGAACAATTATATGGGAAAGATATACAGATATTTTAGCTTCTACAGCAGCCGTTGGAGGAGGAGTTAACTCATCAAGTGATATTTATACAAAATATTATGGTATAGAAAATTCTCCGCATAATATTTATATAAGTATACTAGTAGAATATGGAGTTTTAGGTTTATTATTGTGGGGGACTTTAATTTTATTAATTATGAAAAGTGCCTTTCAAAATAATGAAATGAAATTTCCTCTAATTTGGTTTGCATTCATATTCACATTTTTAGGTATTGGCAACGATATTTTATATTATAAGTATTGGTGGATAGGGTTATTAATTTTTGTGATAATTAAAAATTTAGATAAAATTCCTATAAAAAAGTAG
- the neuC gene encoding UDP-N-acetylglucosamine 2-epimerase — MEKRKICIVTGSRAEYGLLSPLIKKVHGDPDLEFQLVVTGSHLSYEHGLTYKVIEEDGYVINEKVEMLLSSDTSTAISKSIGIGTIGFSEVLNRLQPDVIVLLGDRYELLSIASVALVQKIPIAHIHGGETTLGAYDDAIRHAITKMATIHFPSSDLHKERIIQMGENPESVFVVGAAGIDNIKNMDLLNKEDLAVELGINWSDQVFVVAYHPETMKKDPASSIVELLNAFDDYENTTIIFTKANSDENGRKINQAISNFVNESPDNRYLFDSLGQLRYLSVLKEADVVLGNSSSALLEAPYLSTASVNIGERQKGRQRPPSVIDSQDDSESIKGAISDALLFDFAESNVEIFGDGTSAVKMWEVLKDNPLIINQPFYEYKGGLS; from the coding sequence ATGGAGAAGAGGAAAATTTGTATTGTAACTGGGTCAAGAGCAGAATACGGTTTACTATCCCCTTTAATTAAAAAAGTTCATGGGGATCCCGATCTTGAATTTCAACTGGTGGTGACAGGATCACATTTATCTTATGAACACGGTTTAACGTATAAAGTAATTGAAGAGGATGGGTATGTGATTAATGAAAAAGTAGAAATGCTTCTATCAAGTGACACTTCTACAGCTATCTCTAAATCAATAGGAATAGGAACAATTGGTTTTTCTGAGGTGCTCAATCGATTACAACCGGACGTCATTGTACTATTAGGAGATCGTTATGAGCTTTTATCTATAGCTTCTGTTGCGCTAGTTCAAAAAATTCCCATTGCTCATATTCATGGGGGCGAAACAACTTTAGGTGCTTATGATGATGCTATTAGACATGCTATTACTAAAATGGCAACAATTCATTTCCCTTCTAGTGACCTTCATAAAGAACGAATTATTCAAATGGGTGAAAATCCGGAAAGTGTGTTTGTTGTTGGTGCCGCTGGTATTGACAATATAAAGAATATGGATTTATTAAATAAAGAGGACTTGGCTGTTGAATTAGGGATTAATTGGAGTGATCAAGTATTTGTCGTAGCGTATCATCCTGAGACGATGAAAAAAGACCCTGCATCCTCTATTGTCGAATTATTAAATGCCTTTGATGATTATGAAAATACGACTATCATATTCACAAAAGCAAATAGCGACGAAAACGGCAGAAAAATTAATCAAGCAATATCCAATTTTGTTAATGAATCACCAGACAATAGATATCTATTTGATTCGTTAGGCCAACTCAGATATTTGTCTGTACTAAAAGAGGCTGACGTAGTGCTCGGCAACTCATCAAGTGCACTATTAGAGGCTCCTTATTTAAGTACAGCTAGTGTTAATATTGGTGAACGACAGAAGGGAAGACAGCGTCCCCCTTCTGTAATTGATTCTCAAGACGACAGCGAATCTATCAAAGGAGCCATATCTGATGCACTTCTATTTGACTTTGCAGAATCGAACGTAGAAATATTTGGTGACGGGACAAGCGCTGTGAAAATGTGGGAAGTATTAAAGGATAACCCATTGATAATAAATCAACCTTTTTATGAATATAAAGGAGGGCTCTCCTAA
- a CDS encoding NAD-dependent 4,6-dehydratase LegB — translation MNMIKKILVTGADGFIGSHLTEELVRQGYDVKAFVYYNSFNSWGWLDNAPEDIIDKIEVFSGDVRDPFGVKEAMKGCDTVYHLAALIAIPYSYHSPATYVDTNINGTLNVVQAARELGVSKVVHTSTSEVYGTAQYVPIDEGHPLQGQSPYSASKIGADQIAMSYYLSFDTPIATIRPFNTYGPRQSARAVIPTIISQLASNKKDIKLGALYPTRDFNYVKDTVDGFIAIGESEKSVGEVINIGSNYEISIKETAELIGEAMNKEINIITDEERLRPSKSEVERLWADNQKAKKILNWVPNYGNREGFKKGIRETAEWFADPENLKQYKADVYNI, via the coding sequence ATGAATATGATTAAGAAAATTTTAGTAACTGGAGCTGATGGTTTTATAGGCTCTCATTTAACTGAGGAATTGGTTCGACAAGGATATGATGTAAAAGCTTTTGTTTATTATAATTCCTTTAACTCTTGGGGCTGGTTAGATAATGCCCCTGAAGATATTATTGACAAAATAGAAGTTTTTTCTGGTGATGTTCGAGATCCTTTTGGTGTAAAAGAAGCTATGAAAGGTTGCGATACCGTATACCATCTGGCAGCTCTAATTGCTATTCCTTATTCCTATCACTCACCTGCGACGTATGTAGATACTAATATCAATGGAACGTTAAACGTTGTTCAAGCTGCAAGAGAATTAGGAGTTTCCAAAGTTGTTCACACATCAACGAGCGAAGTATATGGTACGGCTCAATATGTTCCTATTGATGAAGGGCATCCACTTCAAGGACAGTCGCCTTATTCAGCATCGAAAATTGGGGCTGATCAAATAGCGATGTCTTATTACTTGTCATTCGATACCCCCATTGCAACTATCAGACCTTTTAATACATATGGGCCTAGACAGTCTGCAAGGGCAGTCATTCCTACAATTATTAGCCAGCTTGCAAGTAATAAAAAAGATATTAAATTGGGAGCTCTTTACCCGACAAGAGACTTTAATTACGTGAAAGATACTGTAGATGGCTTCATAGCAATTGGAGAATCTGAAAAGTCTGTTGGAGAAGTAATTAATATTGGAAGTAATTACGAAATTTCTATTAAGGAAACTGCAGAATTGATTGGGGAAGCAATGAATAAAGAAATCAACATAATCACAGATGAAGAAAGATTGAGACCTAGTAAAAGCGAAGTAGAACGTTTATGGGCAGATAACCAAAAAGCAAAAAAAATACTGAACTGGGTGCCTAATTACGGAAATAGAGAAGGATTCAAAAAAGGAATCCGAGAAACAGCAGAGTGGTTTGCTGACCCGGAAAACCTTAAACAATACAAAGCCGATGTGTATAACATATGA
- a CDS encoding LegC family aminotransferase — protein MSKLVQETITAIRKVISEDSNFIPLHEPSFQGNEWEYVKDTIDSTFVSSVGKYVDRFENDLAEFTGVKRAVAVVNGTAALHVSLTLIGIKKDDEVLIPSLTFIATANAVSYCQAIPHFVDSEEETLGVDPFKLKNYLAEIAIVKNNECFNKNTGRRIKAIIPMHTFGHSVDMDPLIEVCQQYHIELIEDAAESLGSYYKGQHTGSFGKLSAMSFNGNKIMTTGGGGAILTNDDHLADRAKHITTTAKVPHKWEYFHDQVGFNYRMPNINAALGCAQLEKVPNFLERKRKLAQKYITAFKIVEGISFKEETENTYSNYWLNALILDEDHEAIRDELLQISNDSNFMARPVWTLMNHLPMFKGCPAMDLTCAESLERRIINIPSSASLGAR, from the coding sequence ATGAGTAAACTGGTACAAGAAACTATTACAGCAATCCGTAAGGTTATATCTGAAGATAGTAACTTCATTCCCCTACATGAGCCTTCTTTTCAAGGTAATGAATGGGAATATGTAAAAGATACAATTGATTCTACATTCGTATCTTCTGTAGGTAAGTACGTTGATCGTTTTGAAAACGATCTTGCTGAATTCACTGGAGTAAAAAGAGCAGTTGCAGTGGTTAATGGAACTGCTGCTTTGCATGTGTCACTTACACTGATTGGCATAAAGAAAGACGACGAAGTACTTATCCCTAGTCTTACATTTATTGCCACTGCCAATGCTGTTAGTTATTGTCAAGCTATCCCTCATTTTGTAGATAGTGAAGAAGAGACTTTGGGAGTCGACCCTTTCAAATTAAAAAATTATTTAGCAGAAATAGCTATTGTGAAAAATAATGAATGCTTTAACAAGAACACAGGGAGACGCATTAAAGCTATCATTCCAATGCATACATTTGGTCACTCTGTTGACATGGATCCTTTAATTGAAGTTTGCCAGCAGTACCATATTGAGCTCATAGAAGATGCAGCTGAATCCTTAGGATCTTATTATAAAGGTCAACATACAGGTTCATTTGGAAAACTTTCGGCCATGAGTTTTAATGGAAATAAGATTATGACCACAGGGGGTGGCGGGGCAATTCTAACGAATGATGATCATTTGGCTGATAGGGCAAAACACATTACGACTACTGCTAAAGTACCGCATAAATGGGAATATTTCCATGATCAAGTGGGTTTCAACTATCGTATGCCAAATATAAATGCGGCACTAGGTTGTGCTCAGTTAGAGAAAGTACCAAACTTTTTAGAGCGAAAACGCAAGTTAGCTCAAAAATATATAACTGCTTTCAAAATAGTTGAAGGGATATCATTCAAAGAAGAAACAGAAAACACTTATTCAAATTACTGGCTAAACGCCTTGATTTTAGATGAGGATCATGAAGCTATTCGTGATGAGCTTCTACAAATAAGTAACGACAGTAACTTTATGGCTAGACCAGTTTGGACGTTAATGAATCATCTGCCGATGTTTAAAGGTTGTCCTGCAATGGACCTCACTTGTGCAGAAAGTTTAGAGAGGCGAATTATCAATATCCCAAGCAGCGCTAGTTTGGGGGCTCGTTAG
- a CDS encoding glycosyltransferase family 4 protein, with product MNHFLIITSVYPSKLTPHRGTFVQEIIRAFSENGIKCTVISPISVLNYKKALYEPRVFKDYYVNNNPITVISPKYVSFSNKKLFNIDTNSFTRSSYRKAVFRGLSLLDEKPTIVYSHFLYPSGYIGVEIGEKLEVPAFIATGESNFSTLKKSVGINEAIEDFQNVKGIISVSESNKRFCNEKLQIPLNNIKTFPNGIDSTKFKPHNKNEMRKKYNLPPNKTIISFVGHFINRKGPNRILDALQDNKEIGIVFIGQGPLELEGENVLFKGIVDHAEIAEVLSATDVFVLPTLAEGCCNSIIEAMACGLPIISSEESFNNDILNEDVSIRINSNDSSQIRDAVLTLHENRKLRERMSNNALLHSKKFDIKERADNILKWIETLV from the coding sequence ATGAACCATTTTCTTATTATCACCTCTGTATACCCATCAAAATTAACTCCTCACAGAGGAACCTTTGTCCAGGAAATAATCCGCGCTTTTTCTGAAAATGGAATAAAATGTACAGTTATAAGTCCTATTTCAGTACTGAATTATAAAAAAGCATTATATGAGCCAAGGGTGTTTAAGGATTACTATGTTAATAATAATCCAATAACAGTTATATCTCCCAAATATGTCTCATTCTCTAATAAAAAATTGTTCAATATAGATACAAATAGTTTTACAAGAAGTTCTTATAGAAAAGCGGTGTTTCGAGGTTTGAGTCTTTTGGATGAAAAGCCGACAATTGTATATTCACATTTTTTATATCCTAGTGGTTATATTGGAGTAGAGATAGGGGAGAAATTGGAGGTGCCCGCTTTCATAGCGACGGGAGAATCAAACTTTAGTACACTAAAAAAAAGTGTTGGAATAAATGAGGCAATTGAGGATTTTCAAAATGTAAAAGGTATTATTTCAGTATCAGAAAGTAATAAAAGGTTTTGCAATGAAAAGTTACAGATCCCTCTTAATAATATTAAGACGTTTCCAAATGGTATTGATTCCACAAAATTTAAACCACATAATAAAAATGAAATGAGGAAAAAGTATAATTTACCCCCTAATAAAACAATTATCTCTTTTGTAGGTCACTTTATTAATAGGAAGGGGCCTAATAGAATATTAGATGCCCTACAAGATAATAAAGAAATAGGAATTGTATTTATTGGTCAAGGGCCATTAGAATTAGAAGGAGAAAATGTACTTTTTAAAGGGATAGTTGATCATGCTGAAATTGCAGAGGTTCTGTCTGCAACAGATGTATTTGTACTACCCACTTTAGCTGAAGGTTGCTGTAATTCAATTATTGAAGCAATGGCTTGTGGTTTGCCAATAATATCTTCTGAAGAAAGTTTTAATAATGATATATTAAATGAAGATGTATCAATTCGAATTAACTCTAATGATTCTTCACAAATAAGAGATGCCGTTTTAACTTTACATGAAAATCGAAAACTGAGAGAAAGAATGTCAAATAATGCACTTTTGCATAGCAAAAAGTTTGACATAAAAGAGAGAGCGGACAACATATTAAAATGGATAGAAACATTAGTATAA
- a CDS encoding nucleotide sugar dehydrogenase, giving the protein MKIKIFPMKKLSRILIIIHSALKKASSRKLKINEGEVVVMINIIGLGYIGLPTALMLAKNGVEVVGTDVNNDLVNSLKEGKLTFEEDGLEELFKEALSNKITFTTDYQKTDMYILAVPTPFTNATKKLDPKFVISAVNNVLEVCEKGTTIIIESTISPGSVDKFIRPEIEKRGFVIGSDVHLVHAPERITPGNMIYELEHNSRTIGADDREISDKVKDIYARFCKSEIVLTDIRSAEMSKVIENTYRDVNIAFANELAKICRTDDMDVHEITRIANKHPRVNILHPGPGVGGHCISVDPWFLVGDYPDLTNLILTARKINDSMPRHVLGRIRDIMREHNIKDISKVGLYGLSYKENVDDTRESPTLQLLERMDEHLAFGVKVFDPHVKSRMVDHQFINFEDFINEVEIVVVMVGHDHIKNNMDLIKDMLVLDTKNICSIEGFYKL; this is encoded by the coding sequence ATGAAAATAAAGATTTTTCCCATGAAGAAGCTAAGCAGGATCTTAATTATCATCCACTCAGCTTTGAAGAAGGCATCAAGCAGGAAATTAAAAATTAATGAAGGAGAAGTTGTTGTTATGATTAATATAATTGGACTCGGTTACATCGGTTTGCCCACAGCCTTAATGCTTGCTAAAAATGGAGTGGAGGTAGTAGGTACAGATGTTAACAATGACCTGGTGAACTCTTTGAAAGAAGGCAAGCTTACTTTTGAAGAAGATGGCTTAGAAGAGCTTTTTAAAGAAGCTCTATCGAATAAAATTACATTTACCACGGATTATCAGAAAACAGACATGTATATTCTGGCAGTTCCGACTCCCTTTACTAATGCAACGAAGAAATTGGATCCGAAATTTGTTATCTCAGCAGTGAACAATGTTCTTGAGGTATGTGAAAAAGGAACCACAATAATTATTGAATCTACGATATCTCCTGGTTCTGTAGATAAATTTATCCGTCCTGAAATTGAAAAAAGGGGATTCGTAATCGGATCAGATGTCCATTTAGTTCACGCTCCTGAAAGAATAACCCCGGGAAATATGATATACGAACTGGAGCACAATTCGAGAACTATTGGTGCAGATGATCGGGAAATAAGTGATAAAGTCAAAGATATATATGCAAGATTTTGTAAGTCGGAAATCGTATTGACAGATATAAGGTCGGCAGAAATGTCGAAAGTTATAGAGAATACATATCGAGATGTTAACATTGCTTTTGCAAATGAATTGGCTAAAATATGCCGGACGGATGATATGGATGTCCATGAAATAACGAGAATTGCAAACAAGCATCCGCGCGTTAATATTCTGCATCCCGGTCCTGGTGTTGGCGGTCATTGCATATCAGTAGATCCATGGTTCTTAGTTGGAGACTACCCCGATTTAACCAACCTTATTTTAACCGCCCGAAAAATCAACGATTCTATGCCTAGACATGTACTGGGAAGGATCAGAGATATTATGAGAGAACATAATATTAAAGATATTTCTAAGGTGGGTTTATATGGGCTGTCCTATAAAGAAAATGTTGATGACACGAGAGAAAGCCCAACTCTTCAATTATTAGAAAGAATGGATGAACATTTAGCTTTCGGAGTTAAAGTATTTGATCCACATGTAAAAAGTAGAATGGTTGATCACCAATTTATAAATTTTGAGGACTTTATCAACGAAGTAGAGATAGTGGTGGTTATGGTAGGGCATGATCATATTAAAAATAATATGGACCTCATAAAAGACATGTTAGTTCTTGATACGAAAAATATATGTTCAATTGAAGGATTTTATAAATTATAG